From a single Rutidosis leptorrhynchoides isolate AG116_Rl617_1_P2 chromosome 5, CSIRO_AGI_Rlap_v1, whole genome shotgun sequence genomic region:
- the LOC139848640 gene encoding protein SHORT INTERNODES-like — translation MSSFFSLEPRIGISEVDKHHHHRHHHQIQDQDHNYGIISPCSLYLFKNKEIYSKGFQLWQQYYQRHQHQQNRPPPHYGGSDSKKSSSSSSNGGCTVVMRQGGYGIFGGSSSSSGGGGINCQDCGNQAKKDCQHMRCRTCCKSRGFHCQTHVKSTWVPAAKRRERQQLMSLTQQQSLGSQQLSLMMRASGSGGGDQNPKRLREDHHHHQRSVTVAGRSGGGGGGGMGVILPVAQHHNPSSGLEVGNFPAEVSSPAVFRCVRVSAMDEAEEQLAYQTALNIGGHVFKGILYDHGPEGSSSSAGGGGQSQQHNLINSGTAPVATATTTSMNHPGVNFIDPSSTYPTPFSAFMAGTQFFPPSRS, via the exons ATGTCAAGTTTTTTCTCACTAGAACCTAGAATTGGAATTAGTGAAGTtgacaaacatcatcatcatcgtcatcatcatcaaattCAAGATCAAGATCATAATTATGGCATAATTAGTCCTTGTAGTTTGTATCTATTCAAGAACAAAGAGATCTATAGTAAAGGTTTTCAATTATGGCAACAATATTATCAACGTCACCAACACCAACAAAACCGGCCACCACCACATTATGGTGGTAGTGATAGTAAGAAAAGTAGTAGTAGCAGTAGCAACGGTGGTTGTACGGTGGTGATGAGGCAAGGTGGCTATGGAATCTTTGGTGGAAGTAGTAGTAGTAGCGGTGGTGGTGGTATTAATTGTCAAGATTGTGGTAATCAAGCTAAAAAAGATTGTCAACATATGAGATGTAGAACTTGTTGTAAAAGTAGAGGTTTTCATTGCCAGACTCACGTGAAAAGCACGTGGGTTCCGGCAGCTAAACGCCGTGAAAGACAACAACTTATGTCATTAACTCAACAACAAAGTTTAGGAAGCCAACAGTTAAGTTTGATGATGAGGGCTAGCGGTAGTGGTGGTGGTGATCAAAATCCTAAAAGATTAAGagaagatcatcatcatcatcaacggaGTGTCACCGTCGCCGGCCgcagtggtggtggtggcggtggtggaATGGGTGTCATCTTGCCGGTTGCACAACATCATAACCCTTCTTCAG GGTTAGAAGTGGGTAATTTTCCGGCAGAAGTGAGTTCTCCGGCGGTTTTCCGGTGTGTTAGAGTAAGTGCAATGGATGAGGCTGAAGAGCAGTTAGCATACCAAACAGCGTTAAACATAGGTGGTCATGTTTTCAAGGGGATTTTATATGATCATGGTCCTGAAGGAAGTAGTTCATCAGCCGGTGGTGGTGGTCAAAGTCAACAACATAATCTTATAAATTCCGGCACGGCGCCGGTTGCAACGGCAACTACTACAAGTATGAATCATCCGGGTGTTAATTTTATTGATCCATCATCAACATATCCGACTCCTTTTAGTGCTTTTATGGCGGGTACACAATTCTTCCCACCATCAAGATCTTGA